A genomic window from Bacillota bacterium includes:
- a CDS encoding cyclase family protein: protein MRFIDLALTVYEGMPKFWGDYHAPVKVEVTGTYEKNKCMVRKLEMATHSATHVDAPAHFCSGATTIDNVPLAQVISRAVVLDASGIGERGRIGLDKAKALNVGPDVGVIIRTLWDRRWDSGKYFTDIPGLDYDAAQYLLEKGIKFLAVDFPLDLDIHRLYLGNGRILIENLTHLEEIKEDEVWLLALPVKLRDGDGAPARVVAVEGWCGQ from the coding sequence TTGCGTTTCATCGATCTGGCACTAACCGTCTACGAAGGGATGCCGAAGTTCTGGGGCGACTACCACGCACCCGTGAAAGTCGAGGTCACCGGCACCTACGAGAAGAACAAATGCATGGTCAGGAAACTGGAAATGGCCACTCATTCAGCGACGCACGTGGACGCGCCGGCCCATTTCTGTTCCGGGGCAACCACGATCGACAACGTGCCGCTGGCTCAAGTCATAAGCCGCGCGGTGGTTCTCGACGCGTCGGGAATCGGAGAGCGCGGGAGGATCGGCCTAGACAAGGCGAAGGCCCTCAACGTGGGGCCCGACGTAGGCGTCATCATCCGCACCCTGTGGGACCGCCGCTGGGATTCCGGGAAGTACTTTACCGACATCCCCGGACTGGACTATGACGCTGCCCAGTACCTGCTCGAAAAGGGGATCAAGTTCCTGGCGGTGGACTTCCCCCTGGACCTCGACATTCACCGTCTTTACCTGGGGAACGGCCGGATACTCATCGAGAACCTGACTCACCTCGAGGAAATCAAAGAGGACGAGGTGTGGCTGCTGGCCTTGCCGGTCAAGCTCCGCGACGGAGACGGGGCGCCGGCCAGGGTCGTGGCCGTGGAAGGATGGTGCGGTCAATGA
- a CDS encoding 4Fe-4S binding protein, with protein MDVSCPHSIDGSSLAILEEQVQAASTGSPVPVVAKLPLRPDIVHIAERVLRAGAAGVTLANRPAGLDIDIETMAPVMHRSVAGHGGPWIKYAVLAQVLAAYRRLGRPVSATGGATSASDIIKYLLAGAGSVQVCSAVMISGFQVITSMVEGIGAYVSSQGTTVQALIGKAAVFFLELEQIARGGDLVASVTPELCTDCGRCQGFCFHDAITPVDGAGRRQVDPGTCGGCGLCAEPRVCPVGAIRMISRGSPV; from the coding sequence ATGGATGTGTCGTGCCCCCATTCCATAGATGGCAGCTCACTGGCCATTCTCGAAGAACAGGTCCAGGCGGCGTCGACCGGCAGCCCGGTACCAGTCGTGGCCAAGCTCCCGCTCCGGCCCGACATTGTCCACATAGCCGAGCGGGTGTTGCGGGCGGGCGCTGCGGGGGTCACCCTGGCCAACCGGCCGGCCGGGCTCGACATAGACATCGAGACGATGGCCCCGGTGATGCACCGCTCGGTCGCCGGTCACGGCGGCCCGTGGATCAAATATGCCGTGCTGGCCCAGGTGCTCGCTGCATACAGGCGGCTCGGGCGGCCGGTGAGCGCCACCGGCGGGGCAACCAGCGCCAGCGACATAATCAAGTACCTGCTCGCCGGGGCGGGGTCGGTCCAGGTATGCTCCGCTGTGATGATTTCGGGATTCCAGGTGATCACCTCGATGGTCGAGGGCATCGGGGCCTACGTTTCCTCGCAGGGCACGACCGTGCAGGCTCTCATCGGGAAGGCTGCCGTTTTCTTCCTGGAGCTGGAGCAGATCGCCCGCGGTGGTGACCTAGTAGCCTCGGTCACGCCGGAATTGTGTACAGATTGCGGGCGATGCCAGGGGTTCTGCTTTCACGACGCCATTACGCCCGTTGACGGCGCCGGCCGGAGACAGGTAGATCCGGGAACCTGCGGCGGCTGCGGCCTTTGCGCAGAACCGCGGGTCTGCCCGGTGGGGGCCATCAGGATGATTTCACGCGGCTCACCCGTGTAA
- a CDS encoding ABC transporter ATP-binding protein, whose product MLEIRDLSVCYGAVQALSSATITVREGEITSIIGANGAGKTTLLQAISGLITVKSGSIRFMGDELPRKPNLIVARGIVHVPEGRKVFPNMSVYENLLMGAYSRRDDFGADLEYVYNLFPILEERSRQPAGTLSGGEQQMLAVARGIMAKPRLLLLDEPSLGLAPILIERLFQAIIDIHSRGIPVLLVEQNASQALAISDHGYVLETGRVVMEGTGGELLDDPGVRQAYLGARTGDRRREGA is encoded by the coding sequence GTGCTGGAGATCCGGGACCTCTCGGTATGCTACGGAGCGGTGCAGGCGCTTTCCTCGGCCACGATCACGGTGCGCGAGGGGGAAATCACCAGCATCATCGGGGCCAACGGCGCGGGGAAAACCACCCTCCTGCAGGCCATCTCGGGCCTGATAACGGTTAAGTCCGGAAGCATTCGTTTCATGGGGGATGAATTGCCCCGCAAGCCAAATCTCATCGTTGCCCGGGGGATAGTCCACGTACCGGAAGGCCGCAAGGTATTCCCGAACATGTCTGTCTACGAGAACCTCCTGATGGGCGCGTACTCCCGTCGGGACGATTTCGGAGCGGATCTAGAATATGTCTACAATCTCTTTCCGATCCTCGAGGAGCGCTCGCGCCAGCCCGCCGGCACCCTCTCTGGAGGGGAACAACAGATGCTGGCCGTGGCCAGGGGCATTATGGCGAAGCCCAGGCTGTTGCTCCTAGACGAGCCCTCTCTGGGCTTGGCGCCGATCCTGATAGAACGCCTGTTCCAGGCGATAATCGACATCCACTCCCGTGGCATCCCGGTACTGCTGGTAGAACAGAACGCCTCACAGGCGCTCGCCATATCAGACCACGGGTACGTGCTGGAAACCGGCCGGGTCGTGATGGAGGGCACCGGGGGCGAGCTCCTGGACGACCCGGGTGTGCGCCAGGCATACCTCGGAGCGAGGACAGGTGACAGGAGGAGGGAAGGCGCATGA
- a CDS encoding ABC transporter ATP-binding protein, producing the protein MPCAVDTAPVGFLLEVSGLTKRFGGLVAVDDFGVSVPQGKIYGLIGPNGAGKTTVFNLISGIYRPDSGHVRLASADIAGMPAHRIAAQGIGRTFQNIRLFKGMSVLENVVTALHRQAEYSLVDACLRTGGVKRAEAQARSTAMEILAAVGLAGMARVQGTSLPYGLQRKLEIARALALRPRLLLLDEPAAGLNPRETLDLTDLIQRITREYGLTVLLIEHHMDVVMDLCDRITVLNFGRVIAHGTPTEIQDNELVVEAYLGRRR; encoded by the coding sequence ATGCCATGCGCCGTCGATACCGCCCCCGTGGGCTTCCTGCTGGAAGTGTCGGGCCTGACTAAACGCTTTGGCGGCCTTGTTGCCGTGGATGACTTCGGCGTCAGTGTCCCACAAGGCAAGATATATGGCCTGATCGGTCCCAACGGGGCGGGGAAGACGACCGTTTTCAACCTCATATCGGGCATCTACCGCCCCGATTCGGGGCACGTGCGACTGGCTTCAGCCGATATCGCGGGCATGCCCGCGCACCGCATAGCCGCCCAGGGCATCGGGAGGACGTTTCAGAACATACGGTTGTTCAAGGGCATGTCCGTACTGGAGAACGTGGTAACCGCACTTCACCGGCAGGCTGAATACAGCCTCGTCGACGCCTGCCTGCGTACGGGCGGTGTCAAGCGCGCTGAGGCACAGGCGCGTTCCACTGCCATGGAAATCCTGGCCGCCGTGGGACTGGCAGGTATGGCCCGCGTTCAAGGGACGAGCCTCCCGTATGGTCTTCAGCGCAAGCTGGAGATCGCAAGGGCGCTGGCGCTGAGACCGCGGCTTCTGCTCCTCGATGAACCCGCGGCCGGGCTAAACCCGCGGGAGACCCTCGATCTGACGGACCTGATACAGAGGATCACCAGGGAGTACGGCCTTACCGTCCTCCTCATCGAGCATCACATGGACGTCGTCATGGATCTTTGCGACCGGATTACTGTCCTGAACTTCGGGAGGGTCATCGCCCACGGAACACCCACGGAGATCCAGGATAACGAACTCGTAGTCGAAGCCTACCTGGGGCGGAGGAGGTGA
- a CDS encoding branched-chain amino acid ABC transporter permease: MSSFYQGILVFTALNVMIVAGLYLLMGVTGLVSFGHAGFMAIGAYASALLMLNLRLPSALAWAGGTLVSVLVALVIGYPTLRLRREYFVLATMGVGEAIRALVTALPGITGGAVGLPGIPLSAGPWAILLLAAASLALVRNFVRSKYGRNCIALMSDPLAAEAMAIDTFWYKQAAFAISAGLAGLAGALFAHYITYIEPNMFGWNRSAELVTIVFFGGLQSLTGGVMATVFITTLPEILRFAAAWRFVIYAVAILVVILYRPGGLCGNFEVSWEWLGQLAARVRRERREPS, from the coding sequence ATGTCTTCATTCTACCAGGGTATCCTGGTCTTCACCGCCCTGAACGTCATGATCGTCGCGGGGTTGTACCTCCTGATGGGCGTCACCGGCCTCGTTTCCTTCGGTCACGCCGGATTCATGGCCATCGGCGCATACGCTTCCGCGCTGCTGATGCTGAACCTCCGCCTGCCCTCCGCGCTGGCCTGGGCTGGCGGCACGCTGGTTTCAGTCCTCGTAGCGCTGGTCATCGGCTACCCCACCTTGAGATTACGGCGCGAGTACTTCGTTCTCGCAACCATGGGCGTCGGCGAGGCAATCCGCGCGCTGGTCACAGCGCTTCCAGGCATCACGGGTGGCGCCGTGGGGCTGCCAGGCATACCCCTATCGGCGGGACCGTGGGCCATCCTGCTACTGGCGGCCGCCTCCCTCGCGCTGGTCAGGAATTTCGTGCGCTCCAAGTACGGCCGGAACTGCATCGCCCTGATGAGCGACCCGCTGGCCGCCGAGGCGATGGCCATCGACACCTTCTGGTACAAGCAGGCCGCCTTCGCCATCAGCGCCGGCCTGGCTGGACTCGCCGGGGCGCTGTTCGCCCACTACATCACTTATATAGAGCCGAACATGTTCGGGTGGAACAGGTCGGCTGAGCTGGTGACGATCGTCTTCTTTGGGGGTTTGCAAAGCCTCACGGGCGGAGTGATGGCGACAGTGTTCATAACCACGCTGCCGGAGATCCTGCGTTTTGCGGCTGCCTGGAGGTTCGTCATATACGCCGTGGCCATCCTGGTAGTCATCCTTTACCGCCCGGGCGGCCTGTGCGGGAACTTCGAGGTCTCATGGGAGTGGCTTGGACAACTGGCCGCACGCGTCCGGCGCGAGAGGAGGGAGCCGTCATGA
- a CDS encoding branched-chain amino acid ABC transporter permease, whose product MLAQQTINGIAIGGIYALIAVGFSLIYSILRFTNLAHGSLLAVGAYAGLLGAGLLRLGLAGSIAVAGAATAIVAALAEKGAFRPIRLREIPIVYFLISSMAVSLLFENLLLVGAGATFYVYPRLVTSTPLIQWPVTVGYLDFLMMLTACLALVALNFIIYGTKIGRAMRAASYDLRVAALMGVDTDRIVTFAFLMAGCLAGIAGVFLGIKYSVYPQLGQLILKGFVAAIFGGLGSVAGAVVGGVVLGLIEIMLVAYVSSAFSPVFIYALLIFILLVRPSGLLGRFTQEKA is encoded by the coding sequence TCGTTGATATACAGCATCCTGCGGTTTACGAACCTGGCCCACGGCTCGTTGCTGGCCGTCGGAGCTTACGCGGGTTTGCTGGGAGCGGGCCTGCTGCGATTGGGCCTGGCGGGGTCAATCGCCGTAGCCGGCGCTGCCACGGCAATTGTCGCCGCGCTGGCCGAAAAGGGAGCGTTCCGGCCCATCCGCCTCAGGGAGATACCCATCGTCTATTTCCTCATCTCGTCTATGGCGGTGTCGTTGCTATTCGAGAACCTGCTGCTCGTCGGGGCTGGAGCCACCTTCTACGTGTATCCCAGGCTTGTAACATCCACCCCCCTGATCCAGTGGCCGGTGACCGTGGGCTACCTGGATTTCCTGATGATGCTGACGGCGTGCCTCGCGCTGGTCGCGCTGAACTTCATCATCTATGGAACGAAGATCGGTAGGGCCATGCGTGCCGCCTCTTACGATCTCAGGGTGGCTGCCCTCATGGGCGTGGACACCGACCGGATAGTCACTTTCGCGTTCCTCATGGCGGGCTGCCTGGCGGGCATCGCCGGCGTCTTCCTGGGGATCAAGTATTCGGTGTACCCGCAGCTCGGTCAACTCATACTGAAAGGCTTCGTCGCCGCGATCTTCGGCGGGCTCGGAAGTGTCGCGGGGGCCGTCGTCGGAGGCGTGGTTCTCGGCCTGATCGAGATCATGCTCGTCGCCTACGTGTCGAGCGCCTTCAGCCCGGTGTTCATCTACGCGCTACTTATCTTCATTTTACTGGTCCGGCCCAGCGGGCTCCTGGGCAGGTTCACTCAAGAAAAGGCCTGA